CCCGCCGCAGCGGGCGCGGCGAGATGCTTTTTCAAACCATGGTAGAAATACTTCGCCATATTCTCCGCCGAGGGATTTTCCACGTCAAAGGGCGGAACCTCATTCATGAATTTATGATCGAGGGCCTGGATCAAGTCGCGCACAATCTTTCTCAGGTCGTGGAAATCGTAGAGCAGGCCGATGGAGTCGAGCACCTTGCCTTCAAGCGTCACGCGCACCTTGTAATTGTGCCCGTGGACGTTTTCGCACTTTCCCTTGTAGCCGCGCAAGGCATGGCCGGCGGCGAATGACTCTTCTACCGTGATCTCAAACATGCGGCTTCCTCTGGCTTACCTGGGTGCGCGGGCACCGTCCGCCGGGGCCGGCGGCCAATGTGCCTCAAAGCCTTGCATCCGGGAGACGGAAACAACACCTCCCTGCCCGCGGCAAACGGGCCTGCATCACCCGCTCCCTCCCCCTCAGGAACCATGCATGAACTTCATGACATCGCCCAAATGGCTCGTGACGCGATAGTCGGGCAGACTTTCCAGGAAAATCTTACCATAGGGCATGCGCTGGATGCGATTGTCGAGGACGGCCAGGATGCCGCGGTCGGTTTGAGCGCGAATTAACCGGCCAAACCCCTGCTTCAGCGCCAGAACCGCCTCCGGAATCTGGTACTCGACAAAGGCGTTGCGACCCTCTTCGGCAATCGCCCGGATGCGAGCCGCCACCACCGGATCGCTCGGCACCGCAAACGGCAAGCGGTCAATGATGACGCAAGAGAGCTGCGGCCCCTGCACGTCCACTCCTTGCCAAAAGCTCGCCGTGGCAAACAGCACCGCGTGGGGCGTCTTGCGAAAGCGTTCGAGGAGCCGGTGCTTCGGCGCGGAGCCCTGCAAGAGCAGCGGAAAACCCACTTCCGAGCGCACGCGGCGGTAGAGTTCGTTCATCTGCTGATAGCTGGTAAAGAGCACAAACGCCCGGCCCCGGGAAATCTCCAGCAGCCGGGCAATTTCGGCCGTCGCGCGTTCGAGAAACCCGGGGTGGCGGACATCCGGGAGCTCCGAAGGCACGTAGAGGATCGCCTGCCGGCGAAAATCAAAATGCGAGGGCAAGACGTGTTCTTTGGCAAACCGCAGCCCGAGGCGAGACTTCAAGAAATCAAATCTTCCGCCCACGGCAAGCGTCGCCGAGGTCAGCAGGATGGTGTCAAATTTTTCAAACAGCCGCTCGCGCAGAATTTCCGAGACGTCAATGGGCGTCGCTTGCAGGAAGATGCCGCGGCCGCGCCGCTCAAACCAGTACACGTAGTTCCGTTCCTTGGATTCCAGCACAAACTCCAGCTCGTCACGCAATTCCCTGGCCCGCTCGATGAGCCGGAAAACCTCTTCGGGCTTTTCAGAAAGTCCGGCCAGCTCGGTGGCGAGCCGCTGGAGGGAGTGGCCGAGGGAGTGGTAGGGGTCGTGGTGGCGGTCGAGGAAATCATCGCGCTCTTCGAAGGCAAAGCGCCCCTCTTTATCCGGAAAGAGATCAAAGAAGGCGCGGGAGCGGTCGCGCAGGGTGTGCAGCACGCGCAGGATGGGCTCGTTGATGAGCGCTTTGAGCTTCAAGGTGTGTTCGGTGTCGCGCACCAGCTCTTCCACCCGGTAGTTGCTCGCCTCGATGCCGAAATACCGGCTGGCGACGTCCTCGATCTCGTGCGCCTCGTCGAAGATGATGGCCGAATATTCCGGAATAATGCCGCCGAAATCGTCCTGGCGCACGGCCAGGTCGGCGAAGAAAAGATGGTGGTTGACAATGACGATGTCCGACTCAAGCGCCCGGCGATGCATCAGGGTCAAAAAACATCGCTCGAACTGCCGGCATTTTTTGCCGGTGCAGGTGTCGCGCCGCGCGTCCATCTTGGACCAGAGCTCGCTTTCGTCCGGCAATTCGACGAGCTCGGCGCGGTCGCCCGTCTCGGTTTCCTTTTCCCATTCGCGGATGCGGGCAAGCTGGTCCACCTCATCGAGTCCCTTGAGGATCGGTTGCGTCTCCAGGTCATAGAGTTTTTGCCGGCAAAGAAAGTTGTTCCGCCCCTTCATGTAGCTGACCTTGATCTCCGGAGCGAAGTGCCGGCGGAGAAAGGGCACGTCCTTGTAAAAGAGTTGCTCTTGAAGGTTCTTGGTGCCGGTGGAAATCACCACCCGGCGGCCGGCGCGAATGGCCGGGACAAGATACGCCAGCGTTTTCCCGGTGCCCGTCCCCGCCTCGGCAATGATGTGCTGCTTTTTTTGAAAAGCTTCCTCAATCGCCTCGGCCATTTCAATCTGGCTCCGGCGGAATTCGTAGTGGGGGAGGCATTTGGCCAGCGCGCCGTGAGCGCCGAAAACGGCCTCCATCGTCCCGGCAAGTCGGGACGCCGGAGTCAGAGAGGTTTCTCGCTTCC
The DNA window shown above is from Candidatus Acidiferrales bacterium and carries:
- the queD gene encoding 6-carboxytetrahydropterin synthase QueD, whose translation is MFEITVEESFAAGHALRGYKGKCENVHGHNYKVRVTLEGKVLDSIGLLYDFHDLRKIVRDLIQALDHKFMNEVPPFDVENPSAENMAKYFYHGLKKHLAAPAAAG
- a CDS encoding ATP-dependent DNA helicase; the protein is MRKRETSLTPASRLAGTMEAVFGAHGALAKCLPHYEFRRSQIEMAEAIEEAFQKKQHIIAEAGTGTGKTLAYLVPAIRAGRRVVISTGTKNLQEQLFYKDVPFLRRHFAPEIKVSYMKGRNNFLCRQKLYDLETQPILKGLDEVDQLARIREWEKETETGDRAELVELPDESELWSKMDARRDTCTGKKCRQFERCFLTLMHRRALESDIVIVNHHLFFADLAVRQDDFGGIIPEYSAIIFDEAHEIEDVASRYFGIEASNYRVEELVRDTEHTLKLKALINEPILRVLHTLRDRSRAFFDLFPDKEGRFAFEERDDFLDRHHDPYHSLGHSLQRLATELAGLSEKPEEVFRLIERARELRDELEFVLESKERNYVYWFERRGRGIFLQATPIDVSEILRERLFEKFDTILLTSATLAVGGRFDFLKSRLGLRFAKEHVLPSHFDFRRQAILYVPSELPDVRHPGFLERATAEIARLLEISRGRAFVLFTSYQQMNELYRRVRSEVGFPLLLQGSAPKHRLLERFRKTPHAVLFATASFWQGVDVQGPQLSCVIIDRLPFAVPSDPVVAARIRAIAEEGRNAFVEYQIPEAVLALKQGFGRLIRAQTDRGILAVLDNRIQRMPYGKIFLESLPDYRVTSHLGDVMKFMHGS